In Candidatus Eisenbacteria bacterium, the following proteins share a genomic window:
- a CDS encoding type I restriction enzyme HsdR N-terminal domain-containing protein, whose product MARLPNKAIERIAAGLKRFQPILAAAKSRDVNESDTVVIVTDLLQDVFGYDKYAEITSEHMIRSTFCDLAVKLGGSLAFLIEVKAIGLDLKEQFVRQAVDYAANQGVEWVALTNGVIWKVYRVSFVKPIEHELVVDIDLLAANPRNTEHIRLVGLLAKEGWQKAQLGVYHSQKQALSRFTLGALIVSDPVLDLLRREIRRLSPNVRIEAEEIRRALEGDVLKRDVLEGDKADAARKHVAKSAGRTLRAARSSSPSKEFEPQETSDSEETAGREE is encoded by the coding sequence ATGGCAAGACTTCCTAATAAGGCGATTGAGCGAATCGCTGCAGGGTTGAAACGTTTTCAGCCGATCCTTGCCGCAGCCAAATCTCGTGATGTCAACGAATCGGACACGGTGGTCATCGTTACTGATCTACTCCAGGACGTTTTTGGCTACGACAAGTATGCCGAGATCACTTCTGAACACATGATTCGCAGCACTTTTTGCGATCTAGCCGTCAAGCTAGGAGGCTCTTTAGCTTTCTTGATTGAGGTAAAGGCCATCGGTCTCGACCTGAAAGAGCAGTTCGTTCGCCAAGCTGTAGATTATGCCGCTAATCAAGGTGTGGAATGGGTCGCCCTCACAAACGGAGTGATATGGAAAGTCTACAGGGTTAGTTTCGTCAAGCCAATCGAGCATGAACTCGTGGTTGACATCGACCTACTGGCTGCGAATCCGCGGAACACAGAACACATCAGGCTGGTAGGACTACTAGCTAAAGAGGGTTGGCAGAAAGCTCAGCTTGGAGTATATCACTCCCAGAAACAAGCGCTCAGCCGGTTCACTCTCGGAGCCCTCATAGTTAGCGACCCGGTTCTTGATTTGCTGCGCCGCGAGATTCGTAGATTATCACCCAATGTGCGCATTGAGGCTGAAGAAATAAGGCGGGCTCTGGAGGGTGACGTCCTGAAACGAGATGTCCTTGAGGGAGACAAGGCAGATGCTGCAAGAAAGCATGTGGCGAAGTCCGCGGGGCGCACCCTTCGCGCCGCCAGATCCTCGTCTCCGAGCAAGGAATTTGAACCACAGGAAACCTCTGACTCGGAGGAAACAGCTGGTCGCGAGGAGTAA